The Mytilus edulis chromosome 12, xbMytEdul2.2, whole genome shotgun sequence genome contains a region encoding:
- the LOC139499303 gene encoding uncharacterized protein, which yields MPSPEECVCCRHAEFVYQNLEDHQCIMQIESFDNLILNPDVLALSFIQMMMFKRQRGRAPDQTQGNFFKYVKKWEKEPLELYCRQSRLVAYRQFVCLMLKGERLGKGNRVVIPSCVVRKIRDAFLEDDGDYTGFKLAIDDVLDLFV from the exons ATGCCGTCCCCAGAGGAATGTGTATGTTGCAGACATGCGGagtttgtttatcaaaatttagaGGACCATCAGTGCATTATGCAGATTGAGAGTTTTGACAATCTTATTTTAAACCCCGATGTATTGGCACTGTCATTTATACAGATGATGATGTTTAAGAGGCAACGTGGTCGTGCACCTGACCAGACTCAAGgtaatttctttaaatatgtgaaaaaatggGAGAAGGAACCATTGGAACTTTACTGTAG ACAGTCACGGTTAGTTGCCTACAGACAATTTGTATGTTTGATGCTGAAAGGTGAGAGACTGGGAAAGGGCAATAGAGTAGTTATTCCATCCTGTGTTGTTAGAAAAATCAGAGATGCTTTCCTAGAGGATGATGGTGATTATACTGGATTCAAGTTGGCTATTGATGATGTTCTGGACTTATTTGTTTAA